Part of the Paenibacillus terrae HPL-003 genome is shown below.
GCACTTGTACTCAATCAATCTATGATTTTGGATGAGTTGATTAATCAATACAACAGGACATTTTATAGGCGAGTCAAAAAGCCACCGGCTTAAAGCAATCGACTCCGGGGCGAGA
Proteins encoded:
- a CDS encoding aspartyl-phosphate phosphatase Spo0E family protein yields the protein MEEKELLKLRLENARQKLYDLQAKYGLEHALVLNQSMILDELINQYNRTFYRRVKKPPA